DNA from Ziziphus jujuba cultivar Dongzao chromosome 2, ASM3175591v1:
CAAATTGTTATTCAACTAGTATTCGAAAACAAAATTACAtacactattattattattttgttttgtttttagaaaaaaattgactttcttttttattttgtaaaagttTGCATTTATGTAAAACAAATAATGTTTTACAGAATTTACAATCATCTTAACAGTATTTAAGGTTCAtctataatatttatgtttcattttcatttttaaaatgaaaatatctttaatttaatgaatGATTAGCTGTGGAATTCATATATCATATagtaatttatttcatttttaaaattttaaaataaaaaataataattgattaaaatttaCTGTATAACATGATAATTATCACTAACAATTTGCTttcttatgaaaaaaaaatcatattccaCAGAAAATGCTTAAATATACACTTTCCTatgaaaaaatttttaaaaatggtgtgtgaatatatatatatatattataaatatataaatttctcgtctaaaattatggattttttcataaaattctcaTGCATGATAACTGTTTTATTAAACGAATACAAAGATCGGACGGCTAGCGCTTGGCCAACGTGGCGATGGCGTTGCGTCACGTAATTTGGACAGCTTACCTGCTAAGGTATCGCTCCAATCGTTGTTCACCGCCAAAACCAAAAAACGAAAATCCGCGACTTAAAACGGCGATTTCATCGGCTCTGAAATGGCGGTCCGCTTGTGCAATCCCCTTCGCCTTCCTTCTCTACCTTCAATTTCTACCTGCAAATCCAGTAGAAGCCGCGTGTTTTCTGTCCGGAGTTGCATTTTGGAATATAATGAATCTCGTAAGGTACGCCACTGCATCCTAATACTTTCCCGTTTGCCCTTTGGTACTCTGTTTGGTTGCTAAGAATTCCGTGGGAAAATTAGGGTTTTGAATTAGTTGTTATTCTCTTTCAACTTCGCTGAAAATCCAATTCGCTGTTTACTGGCATTGGAATTTGTTTTTGAACCTTTATCTTGATTATTGCTTTTGGTGCTTTCTTTATTTAGTATCTATGTTTTCGAATTGTGCACTTTCCCATTTCCTTGGTACTTTGTTTGCTTTGCTGAGAATCCGTGGAAAAATTAGGGTTTTGAAGTAGTTATTATTCTCTTTTCAATTTTCGCTGGAAATCCAATAGGCTGGTAACTGGCATTGGAAATTTTTTGAAGTTCTGGTGCATTTTTTAGTCTGTGTTTTTGAATTGTGCAGTTAGTTTTGGAAGTGAAAGAGAAGCTTAAGAAAGATCATCATTACCTTCCTGAGGGTAAAAATGGAAGAGACGATGAAGATATGATCCTCTGGTTCCTCAGGGACAGAAAGTTTTCCGTGGAAGATGCTATTGCAAAATTGATCAAAGCAATTGTATCCCTCAGCTACAGTCTACTCAaaatttgttgaatattcaACTTTATAAATTGTTTATTGCAGTTTAAATTGAAAAGTTTGTTCCTTTGGAGAATGATTATCATCAATGTGTTTCGGAAACTTGcaatttctttttaactttcccATCATTATTAACTAATAGAAATGGCGTCAAGAATTTGGAGTTTCTGAACTGACTGAAGATTCAGTGAAAACCATAGCTGAAACTGGAAAAGCCTATGTACATGACTTTCTCGATGTCAATGAGAGACCGGTACTCGTTGTAGTGGCATCCAAACATTTTCCTGATGTAAGTTTTAGAATTCTATTGCCATTGTTCTTATTTTATGAACATTGTTTTTAGGAAGTTCAATGTTGAATTTTGCATGTAATTGAAGATCGTATCTCAAAATAGAAACCTTGATTACAAGTTATAAATGATGTTTTATTATACATAGTATAATTAGTCAAAGGcagattgtttaattattttttcctagTTTTGGTGTGGTCCAAACATTGATTACAATGTATAACTGCAGGTGCATGATAGAACTGAAAATGAGAAGCTTTGTGTGTTTCTAATTGAAAAGGCATTGAGTAAGCTTCCACATGGGAGAGAAGAAATTCTTGGCATAATTGATCTTCGAGGCTTTGGTACCGAGAATGCAGATTTAAACTACTTAACATTCTTGGTATTTCTTTTCAACCTAACAACATGTTCTCTTTTCAGTAATTAGTTGGAAGTTATATGCTAATGATGGAGGGATTCTTTCTGCTGATACCCAAAttctaatttataaaaacaCCTAAacattgttattaaatttttatagtgaCTTGTGCTTGTGTCCATGCTATGTGCTACTCAATTACCTCTGCTGTCCATGGCTTTGAATTTATAATTGGCATATGATTTAGAAGTTTCTTGTTTCTTCATGTTCATATACATAGATGGagagttttgttatttttctcaagaaaaattatatttggtttggttttcaGTCTATCTGATGTTGATTTCAGTCCAAATCATACTGCTTCTGATGGTTGGAACATTAAATCCTTAATATAGAAACGCAAATCTCAATGAAAAAGCCAAAAGTATAGTTTTTCAAATTACATGACATTGTTAATTGAATTTGTTAAAGTATAGATTTTCAAATTACATGACATTGTTGATTGAATTTGTTCTTACTTACAGTTTGATGTGTTCTACTATTATTATCCAAAGCGGTTGGGCCAGGTCCTTTTTGTGGATGCTCCATTTGTGTTCAAGCCAATCTGGCAGCTTGTCAAGCCCTTGTTAAAATCATATGTTTCTCTGGTATGTATATCCggcattattatatttttgcaacTGGTTAATTTTTCATGCAATATGGTTTAGAAGTTTTCTTTTGGCTAAACGGTCTACAAGACTGAAGATATATCAAATTGAAATGCATTGTCATGCGGCAATGAACCATTTTAGACATctcatttcaattttttcaccATCATAGGTGATGAAATAATCGCTTTGACACGTTACTCCAAAAGTGGCCCGTCAATTCCAGTCTAGCCAGAGAAtaacataaacattttttttatttatttattttttatcatagaATAGCATCAATATGGTGTGTCAATTTAACGCATAACCTATTGAGTTAGATTTTATCTGGACttgaataagattttttttttttgaaggtgaGGTTTTGCTCTGTGGAGACAGTGCGTAAGGAATATTTTGAAGGAGAGACGGTACCAGCCAACTTTAGAGACTGAGTAATGTTGCTAGCTCATATATTTACTTTGACTCGAGGCACTGTGTATAATGCTGATATTGTAAATTCTTAACgaaagcttcttcttcttcttcttcttttttttttttttttttttttttttccctcaaaaagAGAATTTCTGTATCTGATTTTGGTGACTGTAAGAGCCAATGCTTCAGTAACCGCACCCATTCTAAGGATTTACAAATAGTatgaacttttttcttttattatatctattattattattttttgccatGCGGCAGTTACGATTTCTGAGCAGTAGTATTAGTGGAGAGGCATTGTAGGCAATTCAGATACACTAAAAGTCTAAGATCACTTGAAGGTTCGTAGAGCCAAGTTCTTGTCCTCTTGAAAAAATTGCTTATAAGCGATTGATTTTGAATCATTATGTAAAAATTTATCTCAAACAATGCTTCTTTACGTGCATTTTGCGTAGCTTTTACATACTATCGAATGCAGAACAATTCtcagcacaaaaaaaaaaaaaaagaaaaaatgtgtgAGGAAATAGAGGAAAGTTTGGTGATGGTCTCGGGCTCGGGATTCGCGCGTGGGCTTTGAGATGCGATCCGCTTAGTTTGATCAAACAATTGAAATGAATGAAACACGTGGCTAGGCGATGTCGATTTTGATAGTAGGAAATTACAATTTGGTCTTCAAACAGTGGGGATAGCTTCATCTTAAAAAGTGTTGAAGAGCAAAAAGTTCTTGTTTGTTTAGTTCGGTCCTTTGGACTTgatgtgtgagagagagagagagagagagagtggagaGATGGAGAATCCGAGGCTATCAATGTCGGTAGTGATGGGGTTGATTTGCGTTGTGGGTTTATGCAACGCGATCGAATCGCCGCAGTATACAGTGGCTCACACAGAATCTGAGTTCGAGATCAGACTCTATAGAGAATCCACTTGGATGTCTGCTCCTGTTCGAGAAATCTCTTTCCAGAAGGCCACCAGAAATGGATTTCATAGGTGCAACTCGTATTTATGCACATTGAGTTTTGTTGTGTTTGCTTCTTGTAGTTGACTTTCTGCTggtatgtttgtttttttggtagttAAGAATTTAGTTGATGTTTGGTTGATGAGAAAGTGCAGGAAAATTATTGGTGAGTAGACCATGTAATTCAGGTTTCTGACTTTTGAAAGTAAGTAAATATCTTGGATGATTAAGCAAAAAAGTTCGCAGTTTTTTATTGTGAGTTGAAGTTTGCTTGctgataaattaatttgaaaggaaaaagaatctGATTTTGAACTTCCAATGTAGTGTAATAAAACCAGTTGAGATGGGTTTTGCATTTCTGGACCAATCAAGCAATATACGTAAGTCAAAGTCTGATCTTTTCCTCAGAAGCGAACAAAGGAAAACTGAAAATTCTCAATTTCGTCAAATCCCATTTTTATTCTACAAGTCCCCCTTTGAATCTGTTTCTAGTCATAATATACTGGGAATTTGTGTTAGTTGTTGCTGTTGTAGCTTAGATTGTGATGTATCAAAAAGCCTGTGCTCAGTATTACAATAATTTAGCTCGATGTATGAGAAGGCTGTGATATGAATAATCCATAGATGGTGTTCAAAACGATGAAAACTTTGTCCTGATTAAGGTATGTGGGGGAATCCTTTCCATTAATTTACTGATTCTGGTGCCTCATGAACCAGTTAATATTCAATATGTATACTATCTTGAAACTTTATGTTTGAACTTTAGATGAGTTATGCATACCAATATTTTTTCTCAAAGTGGTTTCACATATATTTCTTCATTGTCTGTTAGTCCAATATGATGCAATGACACGTCttcttttcatattttctttccaTTCTCATTGCAGAATGTGCTTAACTTAATATTCATGACATCTTGCTTGCAAGTAGCAATATACATATTTCTCATTGCTGGATCTGCTTTTCTGCCATGGAGAATTTGTCTGAATTTATATTTCTCGCGATTCCTTGATGTTGTACTAACTATGATTTGGAATATGAGCTTCATTTTGATAGATGGTTTTCTGACTACCTTACAGGTTATTCCAGTTTATTCAAGGTGCCAACCTAAATTTCTCTAGAATTGCAATGACAGCTCCCGTGTTGACAAGCATAGTACCAGGAGCTGGCCCTCTTCATTCATCAGCATATTTTGTTAGACTGTACTTGCCAGTGAAATTCCAAGCTGATCCACCGACACCGCTTCCTGAGCTAGACTTGGAACCTTATCCATGGGATAGTCGCTGTGTTGCTGTCAGGAAGTTCTCCGGATTTGCAAGGGATGATAACATTGTAAGAGAGGCAGAGAAACTTGCCATTAGCTTGGCCAGGTCTCCATGGGCAAACTCCACATCTTCTGAAACTAGCTATGGATACTCAATTGCACAATACAATTCTCCTTTTCGTTTAATTGGGCGTGTGAATGAAGTTTGGGTGGATATTGATGCTTCAGTAGTAGATGGCTGTAAACCCATTGTCATAGCTATATACTGAAATACTAGAGAATGGGTTGTCTGAACCATGTAAATTGTGCATTAGCTTAACCATCCTAATTTGATATGTACATATTCTCATACATATGCTGAATATATTCTCCTTTGACCTTCGATATGATTTGTGTATTGAATAAATCTGTGTAAGAAATTTCAAGCTGTGTTTTATTGTTACACGTTTTCTTTCTTGGGTCTCTTTTCTATTGATCAAGAACACTACATGATGAGGGAAGATACTCAACATAGGTATATATTCCCATGGAAAAAGGATAAAGTTGGCTGTATACATGAGGAGAAAAAGGGAAGCTATGGACCAAAGGAAGGCTAGCTTCAGTTTCCAAGGCCTTGCATATTGTTAACCATAGAAATTATATCCTGAACTTGTTTCCTGTGCACTTCAATGATTCAATTGAAGGGCATTCTcagaaaacagaaaactgtATTACAGTTTCAAGTGTCTTTAGAGGAAAAGACAAACATTTCTTTTCTCTGTTACCGTAGCAATCTCTGCTGATTTCTGTAAGAAGCTGAAGCGTGGTGCACTAAAAACCAAATCTATCATTGTATGGTTTGCGGGGCTATGAAGATGTTTTCTTTGACTCGCTATTTTTTTAGTGCATGCTGGTGTTATAAGTTGGTTTTTGTCTTTGGAGACTTgagatttttgttattttttattataactttTTCTTATGTGTGTTCTGTCttctaatgttttattttttgaagaaagtgAAGAATGCTGGTTTGCAGCTTTTGCTTTTCAGTAACTTTCATAGTCTTTctatttgtatttcttttattattatctttttaagcGGTTATGGCTGTCATGACCACAAGCTTACAGTGTGTTGTTCAATGTAAAATGTAACTTAAACCATGGAATTTTCACTTTGCATAAACATGGTTAAGACCAATGCTTCTGGTTGGGAACATGATTCcgaacaataaaatataaacagaTACTGAGATTTATTAATACTGGAAAGTTACGATCTAAACATGCTTAATCATCTTTCTGTGCtcttttgaattcaaatttaatgtgATTACGGGTCCTTGATAAGCTATTGCTTATTTCTTTATTGGTGTATTTGGTTTCACCTACTTGTcaaattttaggaaatttttctCCTTCAAGTCTTAGATAAGGTATTTCCACTTTTGAGTTGCATAACGACGTTgtgcattcatatattatggCTTCTCCATTGTTAGGCTACCAATCTCCATAAGATGCATATATGCAAGGAAGaatataaagatgcttatttgtattatattttgtGTTCACGGACAAGGCTGCACATTTGTCTTCTACATATCAGTTGCAGCATTCATCTGCCAAGAAACCCAATGCAGCAAAGATATTACAAAATTGGTAACAGAGAAGACGAGACAACCCACAGCCAAGACAAAAATAATGAACTCCGATACTACAAGCATCATATAACACACATGTATAAGATCTAGGCAATCTCACACTTTTTCAAAGTCATTTCTTTTGATCTCTAATGTAGTTTCAGTTTGGAATCTAAAAGAATAAATGAATTGTTGTCTACAAGAAGGATTTAACAATGTGTTAATTCGGTCTTCGTTTTGGATGAATGTAGGTAGGCAGAGATGTTCCAGGAGCTCCAGGAGCAGCAACCTTCTTACCTGACATGGGCAGTTTGACTTGACTACGATAAACAATCACTACGAGacataaaagtaaaacaaatatCACAATGGGAGAAGATATGACATCCATATTTACAATTAAAGTGCCATTAGATATGGTAGTAGCTATCCATGGAAATTCTCCTTCAACCAGGGCAGCTCCTAATGTCCAAGAAACATCTGCAGGaccaaataatatttctttatcACCAAGACACAAAGCATCCTCAATGAGTGATGCCACATAAGGCACTCGAAAACAATTTTGTCCAGCATTATGTTGGTTCCCTGAAACACTGCTGAAGTTGGCCCATGATCCTGAGCAGAGTTGCTGACCATTCTCCCAAATCTTTGTCAAGTTGGCTCTTggatgcaaattcaacatgtcataaacaacaaaaaatccAGACAAAGCATGAAAGCGGGCAGCGGGATGGGCTAAGGCTGTCCAGTTGATTATACCGCTATCTGCAGAAACACCAGGAgggaattttaaatatttctatgTCATACAATGCAtaaagaccttttttttttttttttttttaacgaaatACAAAGGCTGTCAAGTTTATTATACCGCTATCTGCTGAAACACCAGCAGggaattataaatatttctatGTCATACAACGCATaaagaccctttttttttcaatggaatACAATGCATAAAGACTTCTAGTTCTGAAAACAGCAAATTGACACTCTTTGGGTCATCGTCTATGACTAATGGGCAATGCATTACCAAAGATGTTTCACAAACAACTGATTTATTGCCaagaaaagtttaaaaaataataataataaataatgtataCAATCAACAACTGAAATGGATTGCAGAGATTTATACTCACCATTATCAGCACAAAATCTTGCCTTAGACTCTTCACCAGCTGTTGTCCAAGGCAAATCTAAACTGCTTGAATTTACAGCAGCAGCCCGTGCAAGAAGTTTGCAATGTTCCCAATTTGGTTCTCCGACTAAATAAACAGAAGGATATTCAGATCTCAGCAATTCACTAGTCAAATTTTTCTGGTTGGCAACATTTCGTCTGAAGCAACCATAGCAGGTGTAATTCTGCACAAAATCAGAACCAAAACAAGGATGTCTCAGCTTTAATCTACCACCAGTACTTTCTCTAAGTTCTTGTGTGTGACTGAGCATAGCAACTGTCCTATCAAATGCTTCATTCAAGCCATACGCTGGCAATGAGTAAGCTAAAATCTGATGTTCAGTAAAACCAAATTTTGACCTAACCAAGTGGGTCTCTTCTTTCACATCATTTATTTCCATAACAACCTGCAATGATGAGCCCCCCAAATCAAGAAGTCCCAAGTTAGGTGACCTCGAATGATTACTCAAACTCCCCATTTTATAATTCAAAGCAACCCAACCGTAATAAGCTTCTTCTTTCCCACTCAACACCCTTATCCAACTTTTCCTATGCATAAAAGAATAATCCTTTTACAACAGCCTCTACATCCTCCAGGATCCCCATAGCTTCCTCTATTGCCAAACGTCTTAGTCCAGCCGTAGCTAAAACAAATATAGGAGTACTGCTACGTCTTTCAAAAGGAACCATATTTTCTGCCCACATTATCAATGGTTCCAAAGATGCTCTTACTCCCGCTGAGTTACCAATGGATTTATCTAAACCGGGCTCAGTTTGCATGCAATGATACTTGCAAGAACTTTTCCAAAGTGAATTATGGGTTGAATTGTCAGGATAAGAACGCAGCAAAATTGGCAACTCTCTCTTACTTGAGCTATTTGCCACCCACTCATACACATTTATCCGGGTTCCTGAGCTACCACAATCCACAACCACTGTATAATATGAACCTTTAAGAACACTAGTACTAGTTCCAGGTTTAAATGCTAAGTAGGCACCGACCAGAATCACCACCATGACTGAAACGATAACAGTTAGTTTCAGCACCCGTTTGTATTGAAACAATCCCATGACTGGGAGCTTGAGTTTTGATGGAGATTTGGGTTCCATAGCTCAGATAGTAACACGAATAGTACCAAATTTAACAACTTTTTGGCTCCCTCTTTGCATAGAAAACTCCTTCCAGACCCACTTCAGAAATTGTACTAAAAAAACCAACCCACTTCATCAATTGTACTAAAAAAACAATCCGGATCAGTCCAGCGCTAGAGAAAGGCTCAAATTCCAGACCCCACAGcctcccacttttttttttttttttttggtttgaaaacaTTAATATCGTTTTGTACCCAATTTAACTTTCTGACGCCCGGTTCGTAAAGGAAACATCTTCCAGACCCACTTCAAATATTGTACTCAATAAACCAATCCCAGTCAGTTCAGGATAGAAAAAAGGCACAACCTTCAGATCCCACTTCCTCTTTTGTGGAAAGTATTTAATAGTCTCTGGAGGGATCACTCTGAAAATGATCAATGTGGAAAACCCATAATCTCATTTGGTTTGGTAATTAAGACCATTAGTATtatactgatttttttttaaaaaaaagaaaaagacaaaatttgATTTAGTTGTCTGAAACCCAATAAGAGAAGCAGGAATGAGATCAAAACAAGCTTACTTGGTTACTCTATACGATGCGCTAAGCCCCTCTCTCTTTGTCGCCCTATAATCTCTTTTGATCGTCAAGCAAAAAGCTTCAAATATACTGGCCTGTCTCATTTTGGATGATGCTGGCCGTCCGATCAACATGCATGGAAATGCTTCTATCTCAGGTCAACAACATCATGTACCACTtctaataaaacaaaacagTTCATCTTGATCTGACGGCTACACATTTTTggggattttttaattttgtttttacatatttaaattggttttttatttcataaataatgtACTTTGTGGTAACATTACATGTGTAATTTTACCATTAAAATTCCATCTTGTTTTTTCTATTACATTTGTGGAATATATTTTGTAAACGTCTAgggtaataatttattttattaatgtgcAACATACAAGTTACATACAAGCTACTTAATAATTTTCCAAGTGACCATGGGTTTCCTCCATGCAAAATATAAGGTGACATACTATGTAACAATTTTGCAAAACATGTTAACATAGCTTTTACACTAAAagatatattatatgtaaatatatacttACTgatgtaaaaaatattaatgattatCACTTTACTAtctagatttttaatattaaattattaattaagatggaATCATGAAGgttcaaaattttagtatttgtagaaatatcaaaattcaaaatatgataatttatatggaagtgttaaaaaatatcaaatattgataaaaatttataaaaaataataaaaatttattttaaaaattaattttttggttaaaattttagcattagtttatctaaataatcaattaccaaattgattataaaatttttaaatatattgaataaatattatatttctcttcatcaatttaatttataataagcggtaacgatcataaataaattattattgataaaaaaaaaatatatatatatatatatatatatttgataaattgtttattaattaagataaaacaatcattacaattatattatttttcacaaaTATCATTTCAATACTTATGGAACTCTTAAATAATTAACGTTATTAGTATATTTCTcgttttcattttgatatatgaaatgtgaaaagtaattattaaaaaatatatttccttaataattttatatgtaattaataataTGTCAATTATAAAGATCTTAAATGCtatcaatattaattttatataatattgtatttccatgatattattttatgttattatttttcattcttatataattaattattaactcttaattataaaattttaatgaatccATCTTACACAACATGTAtagtaagtatatatatatattttatcaataaataaaacttattcagattattaatttcaatttatttcgttttatttatattattaaatatttgaaaaaaattaaaagattaaaaaaatatcaccaaagttaattttgtaaaataatttactcaatatcaataacatttgtgatttttataaaaaaaataaaaaattcatgtatatttttaaaattttatgaaaattttcaaaatttacatggaaattttcaaaatttttatggatattatagatttttaatcaaattttaaaatatctgatgtagatattttattaaaatttttttaaaaaatattataaaaattctacccatttccatttaaaatctaaattttattttgacaactttaaaaaataaaaattttaaaaaaatttcaaatattttaaactttgaatattttagaatgctaatatatcataaattgaaaaaattgttttaaagaactatatatatatatatatatatatgtatatattaaaattaaatatgcaggaaaataacaacaataaaaagctTTACTTTTTCCCATGGGAATTTTGCATATTGTCCATCTATTTGTGATTGTcaagaaataacaaaaacaaatggaCATTCAATTCGCtcgattaattttaattttttttttaaaagtaactCCAAATGaccaccaaatatatatttaatatcaacCACCAaacatttttaattcaaaaggaataatatgaaaaaaaaaagggtgaagTTTGGATTAGGAAATTACacctaaaactttaaaaataatatatatacttttttcaatctttagatatctaaaactttaaaaataaaatatatatgtttttcatctttagatatgaaaatgtttttttcaatAGTATTATTCTTGAATACTGACAAAAATTATCAGTCtataaccaaaaaagaaaaaaagaaaaaatcaaagcccaataaatatggaaaaaacCAGTTGGAATTGAGAAACATACAGTTTTTCAAAACCAGAGCCATATAGAAAATGGATTATTTCCAATAGAAGgataatagaattttaaaaaacaagtatatactaattaataatagaattttgttgataaaaaaattaagaaataatagaatttctaaaaattaaaattaaaattaaaatttttctttgaaaaaatgttttttttattggtatGGAAAACTataaactgaattttttttaattttttgttcaaaaggAGGTTTACATTTTTCTATTAGAATAAATATCGGGGGGTTAATAACTCGTACATCCTCAAACTCCTCTCGAGCTcgctcgctctctctctctctctctctctcttccccttccttttcttcttctccgaTCTGAAAACTTTCACTGTCAGAAATAAATCGCTAACAACTCGCAGAGATCTCCTCCTCTGAACCCCTCTATACGATCTCTTCGAACCTTTGCTAATAAACGTTTCGAtcgtttatttttctctttcttttctttctttttttaaattttttttttctgggtttcttATTCTCTTCAAAACCCACATAAACATTCTTAGGGTTTCCACGTACCCTTTGAAAACCTATTTCAAGACCAGGCAAGTCATTCCCAAGTTAATATGTATCATAATCTGTAATTCTATATATcgtttattgtattatttgaaGGGTGTTTGGTTCCCGATAAAATAAACAGACGGAATATTGAAgaaatggaaaaggaaaaaaagtaaaagaaattgCATTTAGAAGTATGGCTTTATGGATAAATATGTTGCCAGATTTTTATAGTTTCGTCGCAAGAAAACAGAGCATTTAGGGGTTTTTCGTGCGTGTTCTGATAAATATGGGAATTTGATTTCGTTACAGGCTTGTTTAGATTTCACTGGGGAGTAGTTtgcacacaaacacacacacacacaaacatatatatatatatatatatatatgtatgtatattatattgttgGTATTTTAGATTTAACTTATATTTTATCCGTGGTTGAAAACTgtgatttttaagtttattagcACTATTGTGTTTGGTAGCTGGGAAAAGGTTTAGTTTGGCGATCAATACTGTGCAGAAGAGTATGAGAtcgtttaatttttaattatttatttattttttaattctttgtttttccattttatgAAGAAAAAGGATATTTGAATTTCAGCTTGGGGTGCCGTTTATACCATGACTAACATGGAATAGTTTCCTATGTTCGCTAAAACTAGAAGTAGAAATTCCTTAGTGAAAAATATGGGGGATATAGAGGTTCTACGGAGTGATGCTGGAACCTGTAAGTGATGTTACTTCTTGAGTTTTGAGTCCGAAGGATGAAGGTTGAGGTGAA
Protein-coding regions in this window:
- the LOC107418429 gene encoding uncharacterized protein LOC107418429, coding for MCERERERESGEMENPRLSMSVVMGLICVVGLCNAIESPQYTVAHTESEFEIRLYRESTWMSAPVREISFQKATRNGFHRLFQFIQGANLNFSRIAMTAPVLTSIVPGAGPLHSSAYFVRLYLPVKFQADPPTPLPELDLEPYPWDSRCVAVRKFSGFARDDNIVREAEKLAISLARSPWANSTSSETSYGYSIAQYNSPFRLIGRVNEVWVDIDASVVDGCKPIVIAIY
- the LOC107418430 gene encoding phosphatidylinositol transfer protein CSR1 isoform X3, whose product is MAVRLCNPLRLPSLPSISTCKSSRSRVFSVRSCILEYNESRKKWRQEFGVSELTEDSVKTIAETGKAYVHDFLDVNERPVLVVVASKHFPDVHDRTENEKLCVFLIEKALSKLPHGREEILGIIDLRGFGTENADLNYLTFLFDVFYYYYPKRLGQVLFVDAPFVFKPIWQLVKPLLKSYVSLVRFCSVETVRKEYFEGETVPANFRD
- the LOC107418430 gene encoding phosphatidylinositol transfer protein CSR1 isoform X2; its protein translation is MAVRLCNPLRLPSLPSISTCKSSRSRVFSVRSCILEYNESRKLVLEVKEKLKKDHHYLPEGKNGRDDEDMILWFLRDRKFSVEDAIAKLIKAIKWRQEFGVSELTEDSVKTIAETGKAYVHDFLDVNERPVLVVVASKHFPDVHDRTENEKLCVFLIEKALSKLPHGREEILGIIDLRGFGTENADLNYLTFLRLGQVLFVDAPFVFKPIWQLVKPLLKSYVSLVRFCSVETVRKEYFEGETVPANFRD
- the LOC107418430 gene encoding phosphatidylinositol transfer protein CSR1 isoform X1, whose amino-acid sequence is MAVRLCNPLRLPSLPSISTCKSSRSRVFSVRSCILEYNESRKLVLEVKEKLKKDHHYLPEGKNGRDDEDMILWFLRDRKFSVEDAIAKLIKAIKWRQEFGVSELTEDSVKTIAETGKAYVHDFLDVNERPVLVVVASKHFPDVHDRTENEKLCVFLIEKALSKLPHGREEILGIIDLRGFGTENADLNYLTFLFDVFYYYYPKRLGQVLFVDAPFVFKPIWQLVKPLLKSYVSLVRFCSVETVRKEYFEGETVPANFRD
- the LOC107418427 gene encoding LOW QUALITY PROTEIN: probable apyrase 7 (The sequence of the model RefSeq protein was modified relative to this genomic sequence to represent the inferred CDS: deleted 1 base in 1 codon) yields the protein MEPKSPSKLKLPVMGLFQYKRVLKLTVIVSVMVVILVGAYLAFKPGTSTSVLKGSYYTVVVDCGSSGTRINVYEWVANSSSKRELPILLRSYPDNSTHNSLWKSSCKYHCMQTEPGLDKSIGNSAGVRASLEPLIMWAENMVPFERRSSTPIFVLATAGLRRLAIEEAMGILEDVEAVVKDYSFMHRKSWIRVLSGKEEAYYGWVALNYKMGSLSNHSRSPNLGLLDLGGSSLQVVMEINDVKEETHLVRSKFGFTEHQILAYSLPAYGLNEAFDRTVAMLSHTQELRESTGGRLKLRHPCFGSDFVQNYTCYGCFRRNVANQKNLTSELLRSEYPSVYLVGEPNWEHCKLLARAAAVNSSSLDLPWTTAGEESKARFCADNDSGIINWTALAHPAARFHALSGFFVVYDMLNLHPRANLTKIWENGQQLCSGSWANFSSVSGNQHNAGQNCFRVPYVASLIEDALCLGDKEILFGPADVSWTLGAALVEGEFPWIATTISNGTLIVNMDVISSPIVIFVLLLCLVVIVYRSQVKLPMSGKKVAAPGAPGTSLPTYIHPKRRPN